One window of Acropora palmata chromosome 1, jaAcrPala1.3, whole genome shotgun sequence genomic DNA carries:
- the LOC141859517 gene encoding E3 ubiquitin-protein ligase MARCHF3-like produces MSQDSHSPAILPISRSFSSISLDDEAPMCRICHNAGGKQGGREPLHKVCWCRGTMGEVHKSCLELWLSAVHNDRCPVCHFHFQTNRVYKPISQWRCPSMQANDVAILVLTVCFIGMFAVQLSGIFILISYYRQPSCHVSISLGIAGIATGLPFFLAFSIGLFVNAFFSRYWVNWRRINKRVIVNLGNSNEPNIVPV; encoded by the exons ATGTCGCAAGATTCCCATTCTCCAGCAATTCTTCCAATTTCACGGTCATTTAGTTCTATTTCCCTCGACGATGAGGCTCCTATGTGTCGGATATGCCACAATGCTGGAGGAAAACAAGGCGGGCGTGAACCTTTGCACAAAGTATGCTGGTGTAGGGGAACCATGGGAGAAGTGCACAAATCGTGTTTGGAGTTATGGTTGAGCGCAGTGCACAACGACAGATGCCCTGTTTGTCACTTTCACTTCCAAACTAATCGAGTTTATAAGCCAATTTCACAG TGGAGATGTCCTTCTATGCAGGCAAACGACGTAGCAATATTGGTGCTCACAGTTTGTTTTATAGGAATGTTTGCTGTTCAACTGTCCGGAATATTTATTCTTATCAGTTACTATAGGCAACCGTCATGCCACGTCAGCATCAGTTTAGGAATCGCTGGCATCGCGACTGGACTTCCCTTCTTTCTGGCCTTTTCGATTGGATTGTTTGTGAATGCGTTCTTTTCAAGATACTGGGTAAATTGGAGGAGAATAAACAAACGAGTTATTGTGAACTTAGGAAATTCTAATGAACCAAATATTGTAcccgtttag